GAAAAGAATCAAAACCAAAACCAAAATCAAAATCAAGATAAAGAAACGAGTCAAGAACCAACAGTAGATAATCACAATCAAAAAGAGCAAGAAAAAGGAGCGAATCATAATGGGTAAATATTTTGGTACAGATGGAGTACGCGGAGTTGCAAATAAGGAGTTAACACCTGAATTAGCTTTCAAAATTGGACGTTTTGGTGGTTATGTATTAACAAAAGATACAGATCGTCCAAAAGTAATCATCGGTCGTGATACACGTGTATCTGGCCATATGTTAGAAGGAGCTTTAGTAGCAGGGCTATTATCAACTGGAGCAGAAGTAATGCGCCTTGGCGTTATTTCTACACCGGGCGTTGCTTATTTAACAAAAGCACTAGACGCACAAGCGGGTGTTATGATTTCTGCATCTCATAATCCAGTACAAGATAACGGTATTAAATTCTTTGGTTCAGACGGCTTTAAATTAACAGATGAGCAAGAAGCTGAGATTGAAGCTTTATTAGACAAAGAAGTTGATGAACTACCACGTCCGACAGGTACTAATCTTGGACAAGTGAGCGATTACTTTGAAGGTGGACAAAAATATTTACAGTACATTAAACAAACTGTTGAAGAAGATTTCTCCGGCCTACATATCGCTTTAGATTGTGCACATGGTGCAACTTCTTCTCTAGCTCCATACTTATTTGCAGACCTAGAAGCTGATATTTCAACAATGGGAACTTCTCCAAATGGTATGAATATTAATGAAGGTGTAGGATCTACACATCCAGAAGGCTTAGCTGAATTGGTAAAAGAAAAAGGAGCGGATATCGGACTTGCTTTTGATGGCGATGGCGACCGTTTAATTGCTGTAGACGAAAAAGGAAACATCGTTGACGGTGATCAAATTATGTTCATTTGTGCGAAGTATATGAAAGAAACTGGTCAATTAAAACATAATACAGTTGTTTCAACTGTTATGAGTAACTTAGGTTTCTACAAAGCACTTGAAGCAAATAATATTACAAGTGATAAAACAGCAGTTGGTGACCGCTACGTAATGGAAGAAATGAAGCGCGGAGGTTACAACTTAGGTGGAGAACAATCAGGCCATATTATCTTACTTGATTACATTACAACTGGTGATGGAATGTTAAGTGCACTTCAACTTGTAAACATCATGAAAATGACGAAAAAGCCATTATCTGAGCTTGCAGGAGAAATGACGAAATTCCCACAATTGCTAGTAAACGTTCGTGTAACAGATAAAAAATTAGCATTAGAAAACGAAAAAATTAAAGAAATTATTCGTGTTGTAGAGGAAGAAATGAACGGTGATGGCCGTATTCTTGTTCGTCCATCTGGAACAGAGCCACTTATTCGTGTAATGGCAGAAGCACCAACACAAGAAGTTTGTGATGCATATGTACATCGCATTGTAGAAGTTGTGAAAGCTGAAGTTGGCGCTGAATAATTAGCTGAATTTATATGAAAAAGGAGCACAAAAAGTGTTCCTTTTTCATATGTTTTATAGACAATGAAAAAAATTTCATTGACGGTTTATCCATGTTTGTTATAAGATGGTCTTGTTCTTTTTCTCAAAGGAAATATTGTAAATTATAAAAGCGCCAGAACTACAAATAGTGTAGTTGACGAGGTGGGGTTTATCGAGATTTCGGCGGATGACTCCCGGTTGTTCATCACAACCGCAAGCTTTTACTTAAATCATTAAGGTGACTTAGTGGACAAAGGTGAAAGTGTGATGAGAGAAGAGGAACGGATGAAAACTAGCTGTATAAGTATATACGGACTTAAACCCAATCGAGAGGAAGGTGAAAGCCGTTACAAGCTTACAGGGCTAGCAATATGTAATCCGTTTTTTAGTATAAATAAAAATGGTATCGGACTATGTCGTTACATGTTCGCAGAGCAGTGTAAGCATTTGTAACGGCGACTAAACATGTGTGGAATCGTAGGATTTATTGGAGAGCAAGATGCAAAGGAAATTTTATTAAAAGGTTTAGAAAAGCTAGAATATCGTGGATATGATTCAGCAGGTATTGCAGTACAAGCAGAGAACGGTGTTGTTGTATACAAAGAAAAAGGCCGTATCGCAAAACTTCGTGAAATCGTAGATGAGAACGTAGCAGCAAGCGTAGGTATCGGACACACACGCTGGGCTACACACGGTGTTCCAAGTAAAGTAAACGCGCATCCGCATCAAAGTACATCAAAACGCTTTACATTAGTTCATAACGGTGTAATTGAAAACTATGAATTAGTGAAAAAGGAATATTTACAAGATGTAACGTTCGTAAGTGAAACAGATACAGAGGTTATCGTACAGCTTATGGAACAACAAGTGAGCACAGGATTAAGTGTAGAAGAAGCGTTCCGTAATACACTATCTCTTTTACATGGCTCTTATGCAATCGGATTACTTGATGCTGAAAATCCAAACATGATTTATGTTGCTAAAAACAAAAGCCCGCTATTAGTAGGTGTTGGTGACAACTTTAATGTTGTGGCAAGCGACGCTATGGCGATGTTACAAGTTACAGATCAATTTATTGAGTTAATGGATAAAGAAATCGTAATTGTAACGAAAGAAAGTATTACAATTAAAAACTTACAAGGTGAAACGATTGAACGTGCACCGTTTACAGCGGAATTAGACGCAAGTGATATTGAAAAGGGAACATATCCTCATTTCATGCTTAAAGAAATCGATGAGCAACCACTTGTAATCCGTAATATAATTCAAAAGTATCAAGATGAAAATGGCGAAATTGAATTAAATCAAGACATCCGCAATGCGATTTTAGATAGCGATCGTATTTACATCATTGCATGTGGAACGAGTTATCATGCAGGTCTTGTTGGAAAACAATTTATCGAGAAGTTTGCAAAAATGCCAGTTGAAGTACACGTGGCAAGTGAATTCTCTTATAACATGCCATTATTAACAGAAAGACCATTCTTCATTTACATTTCACAAAGTGGTGAAACAGCTGATAGCCGTGCAGTACTTGTGCAAACAAATGAAATGGGCCATAAAGCCTTAACAATTACAAACGTGCCTGGTTCTACACTTTCTCGTGAAGCTGATTATACACTTCCGTTATACGCTGGACCAGAAATTGCAGTTGCATCAACGAAAGCTTACACAGCACAGCTTGCAGTACTTTCAATTTTAGCAGCTGATATTGCTAAAGCAAAAGGTGAAGTTCTTGATTTCGATTTAACACACGAACTAGGACTTGTAGCAAATGCAATGATAGAACTTTGTGATCAAAAAGAAGAAATGGACGCATTAGCAAAACAATTTTTAGCAACAACGCGTAACTGTTTCTTCATCGGACGTAGCGTAGACTTCTACGTAGGATTAGAAGGCGCGTTAAAACTAAAAGAAATCTCTTACATCCAAGCAGAAGGATTCGCTGGAGGAGAGTTAAAACACGGTACAATCGCTTTAATTGAAAATGGTACACCAGTTATTGCACTTGCTACACAAGAGCACGTAAACCTTGGAATTCGTGGTAACGTGAAAGAAGTAGTAGCACGCGGAGCTAACCCATGTATCATCTCAATGAAAGGCTTAGAAATGGAAGGTGACAGCTTCGTATTACCAGCTGTACACGAAGCACTAGCACCGCTAGTAGCAGTTATTCCATTACAACTTATCTCATACTACGCAGCACTTCACCGCGAGTGTGACGTTGATAAGCCACGTAACTTAGCTAAGTCTGTTACTGTTGAGTAGGTCGTTGGTAGGTTAATAAATATAGTATGCGTTTGAAATAAATTTTGATAGTTTATAAAAAGTCTGATCGTTTATAATAAATTAAAACTAAGAAAAAAACTCTGTAAAAATCATTTTACAGAGTTTTTTTTAGTTATTTATTGTTTTACATAACAAATTGTTACTTGTTCGTCTATGTGGAAAATCTGTAATGCTTTACCATCTAAATTTTTAACCTCATATGATGAATAAATAGGTCTTTCCAATTTCACTTCTTGACCATTTTGAGTTCCTTTTTCCACCATTAGCGTTAACTGATGGGAAGAAACGTCTGCTTGGTATGTTCCTGTTAAGTAATTATCTTTATTTGGATAAGAACCATTTGCATATGTTTCAAATGTCTTATCTGCTTTTAGGACTAACGTAGTTTTGACTCCGTCTCCGTAATCAATACCCCAATTACCTACAAGCTCTGTACCGTCTTTATAGTTGTTCTGTACATTCTTAAACTTAGCGGAATCCTCGTCTGGTGTATCAATTTTTCCTTTGAATATACCAGTTTTATCTTGGGTACTGTATGTTTTAACTGTATTACCACTAGATAAACTCGGTGAGTTAGAAGAACTAGTACCACTTGTTGTAGAAGTAGTTGTTGAACCACCCTTAGCTTCCGCTTTTAACTTATCAAAT
This genomic interval from Bacillus thuringiensis contains the following:
- the glmM gene encoding phosphoglucosamine mutase, translated to MGKYFGTDGVRGVANKELTPELAFKIGRFGGYVLTKDTDRPKVIIGRDTRVSGHMLEGALVAGLLSTGAEVMRLGVISTPGVAYLTKALDAQAGVMISASHNPVQDNGIKFFGSDGFKLTDEQEAEIEALLDKEVDELPRPTGTNLGQVSDYFEGGQKYLQYIKQTVEEDFSGLHIALDCAHGATSSLAPYLFADLEADISTMGTSPNGMNINEGVGSTHPEGLAELVKEKGADIGLAFDGDGDRLIAVDEKGNIVDGDQIMFICAKYMKETGQLKHNTVVSTVMSNLGFYKALEANNITSDKTAVGDRYVMEEMKRGGYNLGGEQSGHIILLDYITTGDGMLSALQLVNIMKMTKKPLSELAGEMTKFPQLLVNVRVTDKKLALENEKIKEIIRVVEEEMNGDGRILVRPSGTEPLIRVMAEAPTQEVCDAYVHRIVEVVKAEVGAE
- the glmS gene encoding glutamine--fructose-6-phosphate transaminase (isomerizing), which produces MCGIVGFIGEQDAKEILLKGLEKLEYRGYDSAGIAVQAENGVVVYKEKGRIAKLREIVDENVAASVGIGHTRWATHGVPSKVNAHPHQSTSKRFTLVHNGVIENYELVKKEYLQDVTFVSETDTEVIVQLMEQQVSTGLSVEEAFRNTLSLLHGSYAIGLLDAENPNMIYVAKNKSPLLVGVGDNFNVVASDAMAMLQVTDQFIELMDKEIVIVTKESITIKNLQGETIERAPFTAELDASDIEKGTYPHFMLKEIDEQPLVIRNIIQKYQDENGEIELNQDIRNAILDSDRIYIIACGTSYHAGLVGKQFIEKFAKMPVEVHVASEFSYNMPLLTERPFFIYISQSGETADSRAVLVQTNEMGHKALTITNVPGSTLSREADYTLPLYAGPEIAVASTKAYTAQLAVLSILAADIAKAKGEVLDFDLTHELGLVANAMIELCDQKEEMDALAKQFLATTRNCFFIGRSVDFYVGLEGALKLKEISYIQAEGFAGGELKHGTIALIENGTPVIALATQEHVNLGIRGNVKEVVARGANPCIISMKGLEMEGDSFVLPAVHEALAPLVAVIPLQLISYYAALHRECDVDKPRNLAKSVTVE